A window of Sphingorhabdus lacus contains these coding sequences:
- a CDS encoding class I adenylate-forming enzyme family protein, which yields MMDVQIPGPAYVPTLVNTLKSAVERFPDTEFLVQGSRRLTFRQAEEESAALAKGLLAMGIGKGTRVGLLMSNKPDWVVIFLAATRIGALVVTMSTFYQPPEVDWAVEFHDLDTLIIEPRYLKNHYVERVEVALPGLTGQLTPELYLSEHPYLRRIIIWGDHDRSWALTGPQQVMDAAAAKPQIDGSFLAKVEESVHPSDPALVICTSGSTARPKSVVHTHGTVVRATFNFLDYFDAKPGNRTLHVMNLFWLGGINFNLMPALHVGGTLCFPENPTSAELFRVVKEEGITRFSAWSTQGAELRQAAAMEGLDVSHISGLAPPVDNVTGNPIPSERIQSWIGMTETFGPHSINRYGTPAPHGKGGNLGRNLPGVERLIVDPETGTPLPSGEVGELWVRGYTLMRDYYKKERHEFLTCDGFFQTGDTGLIDKDGFFYFKGRRNDMIKAAGANVSPAEIEVVLMRHPAVSEAIVLGLPDPQRGEIVVAVVVEASGTSVTAEVLREATKRALSQYKIPSEFVFLSADEIPRTHSHKVKKPELQALVAEKMGRSI from the coding sequence ATGATGGACGTGCAAATCCCCGGCCCAGCCTATGTTCCGACGCTTGTAAACACGCTGAAGTCTGCCGTCGAACGCTTTCCCGACACTGAATTTTTGGTCCAGGGTTCGCGGCGGCTGACCTTTCGGCAAGCGGAAGAGGAATCGGCTGCGCTGGCAAAGGGGCTGTTGGCCATGGGCATAGGCAAGGGAACCCGCGTCGGTTTGCTGATGTCCAACAAGCCCGACTGGGTAGTCATTTTCCTGGCCGCAACCAGGATCGGGGCTCTCGTCGTCACGATGAGCACCTTCTATCAGCCCCCCGAGGTCGACTGGGCGGTCGAGTTCCATGACCTCGATACGCTGATCATCGAGCCCCGCTATCTCAAGAACCACTATGTCGAGCGAGTTGAAGTTGCGTTGCCAGGCCTGACCGGACAGTTGACACCGGAACTATATCTTTCTGAACACCCCTACCTTCGCAGGATCATCATCTGGGGAGACCATGACCGGAGCTGGGCGTTGACAGGGCCGCAGCAGGTGATGGATGCGGCGGCTGCCAAACCCCAGATCGATGGAAGCTTCCTCGCCAAGGTTGAGGAATCGGTCCACCCGTCGGACCCGGCGTTGGTGATCTGCACATCGGGCAGCACCGCACGCCCCAAATCAGTGGTTCACACCCACGGCACAGTTGTGCGGGCCACGTTCAACTTTCTGGATTATTTCGACGCGAAGCCGGGCAACCGCACCCTGCACGTCATGAATCTGTTCTGGCTGGGTGGAATCAATTTCAACCTGATGCCCGCGCTGCATGTCGGCGGGACCCTGTGCTTCCCCGAAAATCCCACCTCCGCCGAGCTTTTCAGGGTTGTTAAGGAAGAAGGCATCACCCGCTTCTCGGCTTGGTCAACCCAAGGCGCCGAACTACGTCAGGCGGCAGCGATGGAAGGCCTGGATGTTTCGCACATCTCGGGTCTGGCACCACCGGTCGACAATGTTACTGGGAATCCAATCCCGTCTGAGCGGATCCAGAGCTGGATTGGCATGACCGAAACCTTCGGCCCTCACAGCATCAATCGGTACGGAACGCCCGCGCCCCACGGAAAGGGTGGCAATCTGGGCCGAAACCTGCCCGGCGTGGAGCGCCTCATAGTCGATCCGGAAACTGGAACCCCCCTTCCTTCGGGCGAAGTCGGCGAACTTTGGGTGCGTGGATACACCCTGATGCGTGACTATTATAAAAAGGAACGCCATGAGTTTCTGACCTGTGATGGCTTCTTCCAGACCGGTGATACGGGCCTTATCGATAAGGACGGCTTTTTCTATTTCAAGGGCCGTCGTAACGACATGATCAAGGCTGCTGGCGCCAATGTCTCGCCGGCTGAAATTGAAGTCGTACTAATGCGCCATCCGGCCGTCTCTGAAGCTATCGTTCTAGGCTTACCCGACCCACAACGCGGAGAGATCGTTGTTGCGGTCGTGGTCGAGGCAAGCGGGACATCAGTCACGGCGGAAGTGCTGCGCGAAGCTACAAAACGGGCACTATCCCAGTACAAAATCCCATCCGAGTTCGTTTTCCTGTCCGCCGACGAAATTCCGCGCACCCATTCGCATAAGGTCAAGAAACCGGAGCTTCAGGCATTGGTCGCGGAAAAGATGGGCCGGTCCATTTAG
- a CDS encoding SDR family NAD(P)-dependent oxidoreductase: MNRTDSLTGKAMVITGAGRGIGAVVAQRAAGLGAFVVVNDIDADVASETVARIEELGGSAIAHCGDISDPNYCERLIEACIAERGQIDALVNNAGLFRMGPAWDLNPADLQTMIAVNVLGTAHCAMHAIPRMRAAGKGSIINVTSGAASGIAEMSAYGATKGAVSSMTYGWALDLTGSGVRVNAVSPNATTRMVAAMQEFKGIQDQPRPFQDPQHTAETVCFLASDRSAHVNGQIIRIASGQLSLVAQPKPIQPGVSVADWSIDTVAQAVQELIAGQ; the protein is encoded by the coding sequence ATGAATAGAACCGACAGTCTCACCGGTAAGGCCATGGTGATCACCGGAGCCGGCCGTGGCATCGGTGCCGTCGTCGCGCAGAGAGCAGCCGGTTTGGGTGCCTTCGTTGTCGTGAACGACATCGATGCCGATGTGGCCAGCGAAACGGTCGCCAGGATAGAGGAGCTCGGTGGGTCGGCGATCGCGCACTGCGGCGATATCAGCGATCCAAATTATTGCGAAAGGTTGATCGAGGCTTGCATTGCAGAGCGCGGCCAGATCGATGCACTGGTCAACAACGCCGGTCTGTTCCGAATGGGGCCAGCCTGGGACCTGAATCCAGCCGACCTTCAAACCATGATTGCGGTCAATGTCCTGGGCACCGCCCATTGCGCCATGCACGCCATTCCCAGGATGCGCGCCGCCGGGAAGGGCTCGATCATCAACGTCACTTCGGGTGCCGCCAGCGGCATTGCCGAGATGAGTGCCTATGGTGCGACCAAGGGTGCGGTCTCTTCCATGACTTATGGCTGGGCGCTGGATCTTACCGGCTCAGGGGTTCGCGTGAACGCGGTCTCTCCCAATGCAACAACCCGGATGGTTGCGGCTATGCAGGAATTCAAGGGCATTCAAGACCAGCCCCGTCCGTTCCAGGACCCGCAGCATACTGCCGAGACAGTATGCTTTCTCGCTTCTGATCGATCAGCCCATGTCAACGGGCAGATCATCAGGATTGCCAGCGGTCAATTGTCCTTGGTGGCCCAGCCCAAGCCCATTCAGCCAGGCGTTTCAGTCGCAGACTGGTCGATCGATACGGTTGCACAGGCAGTGCAGGAGCTCATTGCCGGCCAATAA
- a CDS encoding acyl-CoA dehydrogenase family protein produces MSRTFDILSKVGDEAAFRQEIRDWLAVAMPRNWRNEWQGLENETLKPKMVAWLEERRKVGLATPHWPKEWGGPGLPFGYQIIVYEELTRADAPELHMYMVSLFQTPATLFEHGSPTQKEKYLSGITHGTDIWCQGFSEPGAGSDLAALRTSARREGDHYVVNGQKIWSSGAMNAQFCLLLARTEQNVKRKHEGISYFIMDMKAPGVEVRPIRSITGEQEFCEIFMDDVKISAENLIGAEGDGWNIAQSTLSAERGLLIFGGTERLARSFERDRVDGKDSWMRDSQMRREYAAFHAELQVIRLLIRKLLKELEANPDKVSPTLPTFIKLTWGPFLQRYTEFLVRAEGIQAHKWKAPIPATAHTSRIKFTDFLKSYAWTIAGGSNEIMRNIVAERYLGLPRT; encoded by the coding sequence ATGTCCCGGACTTTCGATATTCTCTCTAAAGTCGGCGACGAGGCAGCCTTTCGGCAGGAAATTCGCGACTGGCTCGCAGTTGCGATGCCCAGGAACTGGCGCAACGAATGGCAGGGACTGGAAAATGAAACCCTCAAGCCCAAGATGGTCGCTTGGCTCGAAGAGCGCAGGAAAGTGGGCCTCGCCACTCCGCACTGGCCGAAGGAATGGGGCGGGCCAGGTCTGCCATTCGGTTACCAGATCATCGTTTATGAGGAGCTGACCCGCGCAGACGCGCCCGAGCTTCACATGTACATGGTTTCGCTGTTCCAGACGCCGGCAACGCTGTTTGAACACGGCAGTCCAACGCAGAAGGAGAAGTACCTTTCGGGGATAACTCACGGCACAGATATCTGGTGCCAGGGCTTCTCTGAACCGGGGGCCGGATCGGATCTCGCGGCGCTACGAACAAGTGCACGCCGCGAAGGCGATCATTATGTAGTCAACGGGCAGAAGATCTGGTCGTCAGGGGCGATGAATGCCCAATTTTGCCTGCTGCTTGCCCGCACGGAGCAGAACGTCAAGCGCAAGCACGAAGGCATTTCTTATTTCATCATGGATATGAAGGCACCCGGCGTCGAAGTTCGGCCGATCCGGTCGATTACCGGTGAGCAGGAATTCTGCGAGATCTTCATGGATGATGTGAAAATCTCGGCGGAGAACCTGATCGGTGCAGAAGGCGACGGTTGGAATATCGCTCAATCCACTCTCTCGGCCGAGAGGGGGCTGCTGATTTTCGGCGGAACGGAACGGCTTGCCCGTTCGTTCGAACGCGACCGGGTCGACGGTAAGGACAGTTGGATGCGCGATTCGCAGATGCGCCGTGAATACGCCGCGTTCCATGCCGAGCTTCAGGTCATCCGGCTGCTGATCCGCAAGCTGCTCAAGGAGCTGGAAGCGAACCCTGACAAGGTTTCGCCAACCCTGCCGACCTTCATTAAACTGACCTGGGGGCCGTTCCTGCAGCGCTATACCGAGTTTCTCGTGCGCGCCGAAGGCATACAAGCACACAAGTGGAAAGCCCCGATCCCCGCTACAGCGCATACGAGCAGGATCAAGTTCACCGACTTCCTCAAGAGCTATGCCTGGACGATCGCCGGGGGATCGAACGAGATCATGCGCAACATCGTCGCTGAGCGATACCTGGGACTGCCGCGCACCTGA
- a CDS encoding acyl-CoA dehydrogenase family protein: MSDTIDLDLLDESFSELLATEWPRERSVAYAQSGGSMAVDLWQQISELGWTALTVPESFGGLGLGIDAASRLHRALGAVAAPVPMLGTTLTILLVAHAASDRQRAAWLPMLASGSMRPAFAQPSGGWLEIDDESVSGVIADILDAPCATHLVLNGRRRDKACWIVLPISASGLSVEAHPLNDTSRTLGTVTLSHVSIVEDAIVLQPEDRQVADLLVHSSCILLASDSLGIGEAVLALTIEYLKIREQFGKVIGSFQALKHRVADHKTALVGARELLAYASSLDPVDPAGLVHAISAKAHITRVVAEVARDCIQLHGGVGFTAEFQPHVFLKRAKLNEALYLTRNEALDRVADLLEAA, translated from the coding sequence TTGTCCGATACCATCGATCTCGATCTCCTGGACGAAAGCTTTTCAGAATTACTGGCCACCGAATGGCCGCGCGAACGCTCGGTCGCATACGCCCAATCCGGTGGCTCGATGGCGGTGGATTTGTGGCAGCAGATATCGGAGCTTGGTTGGACTGCCCTTACTGTCCCTGAATCGTTCGGAGGGCTTGGCCTTGGAATTGACGCCGCCTCACGCCTGCATCGGGCTCTCGGTGCGGTGGCGGCACCGGTCCCAATGCTCGGCACGACTTTGACTATTTTGCTTGTCGCGCATGCTGCCAGCGACAGGCAGCGTGCGGCATGGCTCCCCATGCTTGCCAGTGGCTCGATGCGGCCGGCCTTTGCTCAACCATCGGGTGGATGGCTGGAAATCGATGACGAAAGCGTCAGTGGCGTTATCGCTGACATCCTCGACGCCCCTTGTGCAACGCACCTTGTTCTGAACGGGAGGCGTAGAGATAAGGCTTGCTGGATCGTGCTGCCCATTAGTGCTTCCGGTCTGTCTGTAGAAGCCCACCCGCTGAATGACACGAGCCGGACGCTGGGAACTGTGACACTATCCCACGTGTCGATAGTTGAAGATGCAATCGTTCTGCAGCCAGAGGACCGACAGGTTGCCGATCTGCTTGTGCATTCGAGCTGCATTTTACTTGCTTCGGACTCTCTGGGCATCGGCGAAGCCGTGCTTGCTCTCACTATCGAATACCTAAAGATTCGCGAACAGTTCGGAAAGGTGATCGGTAGTTTTCAGGCGCTCAAACATCGGGTGGCAGATCACAAGACTGCTTTGGTTGGTGCGCGTGAACTACTCGCTTATGCATCGTCGCTCGATCCAGTTGATCCGGCCGGTCTGGTTCATGCCATTTCTGCCAAGGCGCACATCACCCGAGTTGTGGCTGAGGTCGCGCGTGATTGCATCCAGTTGCATGGCGGTGTTGGCTTCACTGCAGAGTTCCAACCGCATGTCTTCCTGAAGCGAGCAAAGCTTAATGAAGCACTTTATCTAACCCGCAATGAAGCGCTCGATCGTGTTGCCGATCTGCTGGAGGCGGCGTGA
- a CDS encoding enoyl-CoA hydratase, translating into MSQQHVRVERFGSVERITLARPEKRNAQNKAMLEGLDAGLKRADVDDEVRVVILAADGSCFSAGHDNKELGDDYLQRPTIERYQFEDRYYLEIAMGIRNHSKPVIVQAQGACIAGGFMLAAMADILVASEDAYFADPTVLLGSAAVEVLFHPWALGDRLARDILFTGRKLTAEEAYQRGFVTRLVARDQLEAAAMEIAETIGKAPPFAMQMMKRSLNRNLDSQGYSVMMSAHFDTHQLVHTASKSTASAAERLANFKNIVAGD; encoded by the coding sequence ATGTCCCAGCAGCATGTCCGGGTTGAACGGTTTGGAAGCGTCGAGCGCATAACGCTGGCGCGGCCCGAAAAGCGGAATGCTCAAAACAAAGCAATGCTCGAAGGCCTGGATGCTGGGCTCAAACGCGCAGACGTCGATGACGAGGTTCGAGTTGTTATCCTGGCTGCCGATGGCAGCTGCTTTTCGGCCGGCCATGACAATAAGGAATTGGGCGACGACTATCTACAGCGGCCTACTATTGAGCGATACCAGTTCGAAGATCGCTATTATCTCGAGATTGCGATGGGCATACGGAACCACTCCAAACCTGTGATTGTCCAAGCCCAGGGTGCGTGCATTGCCGGGGGTTTCATGCTCGCAGCGATGGCGGATATTCTGGTAGCGTCGGAGGATGCGTATTTCGCGGATCCTACCGTACTATTGGGTTCAGCCGCAGTTGAAGTCCTGTTCCACCCATGGGCGCTTGGAGACCGGCTGGCGCGCGACATCTTGTTTACAGGGCGCAAACTAACAGCTGAAGAGGCTTACCAACGTGGTTTCGTCACGCGGCTGGTCGCGCGTGACCAACTTGAAGCTGCCGCAATGGAAATTGCAGAGACGATCGGGAAGGCTCCTCCCTTTGCCATGCAGATGATGAAACGCTCGCTCAACCGTAATCTCGATTCCCAAGGCTATAGCGTGATGATGAGCGCGCATTTCGACACCCATCAACTTGTACATACCGCCTCAAAGAGCACAGCCAGTGCCGCTGAGCGGCTTGCAAACTTCAAGAACATCGTGGCCGGCGACTAG
- a CDS encoding rubredoxin, with product MSSLSRKWRCRSCGYIYDEALGFPEEGIEPGTPFETIPEDLFYCPDCGTEKQDFELMDY from the coding sequence ATGAGTAGCTTGTCACGAAAATGGCGGTGTCGGAGCTGCGGCTATATTTACGACGAAGCCTTGGGTTTTCCGGAGGAGGGAATTGAGCCGGGGACGCCCTTCGAAACCATTCCGGAAGATCTTTTCTATTGCCCCGATTGTGGCACGGAAAAGCAGGATTTCGAGCTGATGGACTATTGA
- a CDS encoding cytochrome P450 — protein MTLHQSLAEAIVDGRAYADGDRIDEVFRRIRSEAPLDIAEPDEYDPFWVVSRHADIKEIERQPNLFHNGDRATVVQTKANAAKIREVTGGEANMSRSVVTVDGKEHKDLRGVLFPHLTPRSVRPMEDKVRKIASEFADQMLELGGECDFAKQVAFLYPLRVLMAFMGVPREDEPMMLKLTQEIFSANDPDLNRSGKQLTPEEALQATLASMAEMETYFLDVTTRLRSEPDGGLNSLIANARIDGDYLTRRQLLSYYVTVATAGHDTTSNATAGIMWALAERPHLFEQIRHDRSLIPALVDEGVRWVTPVKHFMRAATADCELAGQKIAKGDWMMLCYSSANRDDLVFDDPYEFRLDRKDNPQLAFGYGVHVCLGQHLARLEMRVLLEELFDRLASVELSGTPARTISNFVCGPKRVPIRFTAC, from the coding sequence ATGACGTTACACCAGTCATTAGCCGAAGCGATTGTTGACGGTCGGGCCTATGCGGATGGGGACAGGATAGACGAAGTATTCCGGCGCATCAGATCGGAGGCGCCATTGGATATTGCGGAACCAGACGAATATGACCCCTTCTGGGTAGTGAGCCGACACGCCGATATCAAGGAAATCGAGCGCCAGCCAAATCTGTTCCACAACGGGGACCGAGCGACAGTAGTCCAAACGAAAGCAAACGCGGCAAAGATACGAGAAGTCACGGGTGGCGAAGCGAATATGAGCCGCAGTGTCGTGACGGTCGATGGAAAAGAGCATAAGGACTTGCGAGGAGTATTGTTCCCGCATCTGACGCCGCGATCGGTCCGGCCTATGGAAGATAAGGTTCGCAAGATCGCAAGCGAGTTTGCCGACCAGATGCTCGAACTTGGCGGCGAGTGCGATTTCGCCAAGCAGGTGGCATTTCTCTATCCGCTACGGGTGTTGATGGCATTTATGGGCGTTCCGCGTGAGGACGAGCCGATGATGCTTAAGCTGACCCAGGAGATATTCTCAGCTAACGATCCTGACTTGAACCGTTCTGGCAAGCAACTAACCCCGGAGGAGGCTCTCCAGGCGACTTTAGCAAGCATGGCCGAGATGGAGACCTATTTCCTCGATGTGACTACACGTTTACGTAGCGAGCCGGATGGTGGGCTGAACAGCTTGATCGCCAACGCGCGGATCGATGGAGATTATCTGACCCGCCGGCAGTTGCTCAGCTATTATGTCACTGTCGCGACCGCGGGCCATGATACCACTTCGAACGCAACCGCAGGAATTATGTGGGCTTTGGCAGAAAGGCCGCACCTTTTCGAGCAAATACGGCATGACCGGTCGCTAATCCCGGCGCTTGTCGATGAAGGCGTGCGCTGGGTGACGCCGGTCAAGCACTTCATGCGCGCGGCCACCGCTGATTGCGAATTGGCCGGCCAGAAGATCGCGAAGGGTGACTGGATGATGTTGTGCTACAGTTCTGCCAATCGTGACGATTTGGTCTTCGATGACCCGTACGAATTTAGACTGGATCGTAAGGACAACCCGCAACTCGCCTTTGGGTACGGCGTTCACGTTTGCCTGGGGCAGCACTTGGCGCGGTTGGAAATGCGTGTCCTTTTGGAAGAGTTGTTCGATCGCTTGGCTTCCGTGGAGCTTTCGGGAACGCCAGCCAGGACGATTTCGAACTTTGTATGTGGGCCAAAGCGGGTGCCGATCCGTTTCACGGCGTGTTAA
- a CDS encoding phosphotransferase family protein codes for MAEFPSHPDEVSPCWLTDKLRNAGLIGNAAIINLSWQSIGTGNVGDSVRYTLAYDREGPLPSTIAGKFPASDETSRATASAFGVYAKEVKFYLEIAPKLEVRVPQTYVAKIAPNGVDFILLFEDLGPARGGDQLIGCTASDARAAIRQAASFHAPSWNDPELLAIDWLRPNPAIMAKRAELYPRAQDAFRERFANKLEPEFMNLCEELVEYIGVWIEREARPQSLVHGDFRLDNMLFEIKDGIEEIAVLDWQTVAIGNGLVDLGFFMGAGIGASLRRECEAELLDLYCSEMTRRGVALTRDEIWDDYVVGSLRGIVNAVFSTANVKRSERGDECFLSMARGGCSLALEHNSLARLMGASTWC; via the coding sequence ATGGCGGAATTTCCGTCCCATCCCGACGAAGTTAGCCCCTGCTGGCTAACCGATAAGCTGCGCAATGCCGGCCTTATAGGGAATGCGGCGATTATAAACCTTTCGTGGCAATCAATAGGCACCGGGAACGTCGGCGACAGCGTTCGCTACACTCTTGCTTACGATCGCGAAGGTCCTTTGCCGTCAACGATCGCTGGCAAATTTCCGGCATCCGACGAAACCAGCCGTGCGACCGCTTCTGCATTTGGCGTTTATGCCAAGGAAGTGAAATTCTATCTCGAGATCGCACCAAAGCTGGAAGTACGAGTGCCGCAGACATATGTTGCAAAGATCGCACCGAACGGGGTGGATTTCATCTTGTTGTTCGAAGACTTAGGCCCGGCCCGCGGAGGAGATCAACTGATCGGCTGCACCGCTTCCGACGCTCGCGCCGCGATCCGGCAAGCAGCGTCCTTCCACGCACCCAGCTGGAACGATCCCGAACTGCTTGCCATCGACTGGCTTCGGCCGAATCCCGCGATCATGGCGAAGCGTGCAGAACTCTATCCAAGAGCTCAAGACGCGTTTCGAGAACGGTTTGCCAATAAGCTTGAACCAGAGTTCATGAACTTATGCGAAGAATTGGTTGAATATATCGGCGTTTGGATAGAGCGTGAGGCACGGCCTCAATCACTTGTCCACGGCGACTTCCGCCTCGACAACATGCTGTTCGAAATCAAGGATGGTATCGAAGAGATTGCTGTGCTCGACTGGCAGACCGTTGCCATTGGAAACGGCCTTGTCGATCTCGGTTTTTTCATGGGCGCTGGCATTGGTGCCAGCTTGCGGCGCGAATGCGAAGCTGAACTACTCGATCTCTACTGTTCGGAAATGACCCGGCGCGGTGTAGCGCTCACACGTGACGAGATTTGGGACGACTATGTAGTGGGAAGCCTACGGGGTATCGTCAACGCCGTATTTAGTACCGCAAACGTCAAGCGCAGTGAACGCGGCGATGAATGTTTTCTTTCCATGGCTCGCGGTGGTTGCTCGCTAGCTTTGGAGCACAATAGCCTCGCGCGGCTGATGGGAGCAAGCACATGGTGCTGA
- a CDS encoding limonene-1,2-epoxide hydrolase family protein, with the protein MSSAENMVIVRTFIDTWPNLDVDRIVEFFAQDGVYHNMPMEPVRGQENLRTFIAAFLESWTETSWEILSIASTGNVVFVERIDRIIAHGKAVALPCCGVFELENGKIKVWRDYFDMDTYRRSIAG; encoded by the coding sequence GTGAGCAGTGCGGAAAATATGGTGATCGTTCGGACTTTTATTGACACTTGGCCGAACCTGGATGTCGACAGGATCGTAGAATTTTTTGCCCAAGATGGGGTCTATCACAACATGCCGATGGAGCCGGTGCGAGGCCAAGAAAATTTGCGAACCTTTATAGCCGCGTTTCTGGAGAGCTGGACAGAAACCAGCTGGGAAATCCTGTCAATCGCCAGCACTGGCAATGTTGTTTTCGTCGAACGGATTGATCGGATCATCGCCCATGGAAAAGCGGTAGCCTTGCCTTGTTGCGGAGTATTTGAGCTCGAAAATGGTAAAATCAAGGTGTGGCGCGACTATTTTGACATGGACACATATCGGCGATCGATAGCGGGTTAG
- a CDS encoding VOC family protein, with product MERITFGEFHMPVIAVQDIAHVRYAAPDLAAMRSFLEDFGMQCFESGGRLYGKGTDGRPFFHVTEPGKAQFLAVGLLAKSEEDLEALAKYEGVAVEDSHEPGGGKVLRLLDPDGYRVEVIAGQSNDEPTFPLIGEPFNTPSVKPRLNREVRLTPGPSHPHRIGHTGLAVSDFRVSEKWYKDRFGFLTTNEIEAAKEVPLGAFLRCDRGDQPTDHHTLALLQLPGGRRNLHAAFEVPSVDDLLLGHNYLKLKKRTPFWSLGRHVLGSQYFDYWKDPFGNELEHWTDGDVYTADQPPTRESIQTLFSAQWGPPVPTGRIPVGVIAWLLSLFVRTKRRFSRQP from the coding sequence ATGGAGCGTATCACCTTCGGAGAATTTCACATGCCTGTAATAGCCGTTCAGGATATCGCACATGTTCGTTATGCGGCACCAGATCTTGCCGCTATGCGTTCGTTCCTCGAAGATTTTGGCATGCAGTGCTTCGAATCGGGAGGGCGTTTGTATGGTAAAGGTACTGATGGCCGACCATTCTTTCACGTAACGGAACCCGGAAAGGCGCAATTTCTTGCCGTCGGGCTGCTAGCGAAATCGGAGGAGGATTTAGAGGCTCTCGCCAAGTATGAAGGAGTGGCGGTCGAAGACTCCCATGAACCAGGTGGCGGCAAAGTTCTCCGTCTGCTTGACCCAGATGGTTACCGGGTAGAGGTCATTGCAGGCCAGTCGAATGATGAACCCACATTTCCTCTTATAGGCGAACCGTTCAATACACCCTCGGTCAAGCCGAGGCTCAACCGAGAGGTTCGATTAACACCCGGGCCATCCCACCCGCACCGGATCGGACACACCGGGCTCGCAGTAAGTGACTTCCGGGTAAGCGAGAAGTGGTATAAGGATCGCTTCGGTTTTCTGACCACGAACGAAATCGAGGCCGCGAAAGAGGTCCCGCTAGGTGCGTTTCTCCGATGCGATCGGGGTGACCAGCCCACCGACCATCACACACTGGCGTTGCTCCAGTTGCCAGGTGGGCGCCGCAACCTGCATGCCGCTTTCGAAGTGCCCAGCGTCGACGACCTATTGCTGGGGCACAACTATCTCAAGTTGAAGAAGCGAACACCGTTCTGGAGTCTGGGGCGGCACGTTCTTGGGAGCCAATATTTCGATTACTGGAAAGACCCGTTCGGTAACGAACTGGAGCATTGGACCGACGGCGACGTATACACAGCTGATCAGCCTCCGACGCGAGAATCAATCCAAACCCTATTTTCGGCCCAGTGGGGGCCGCCGGTGCCGACGGGCAGGATTCCTGTTGGCGTAATAGCATGGCTGCTTTCACTGTTTGTCCGCACCAAACGCCGTTTCTCTCGACAACCCTAA
- a CDS encoding fumarylacetoacetate hydrolase family protein, with protein MKLCTFTTNGQTRTGIVVGESVIDTGVPGSMIDLIRDWDNLKAGLEAKAAAGGGVLLSSVKLEAPIQRPGKIFGATLNYHSHIEEGRKFGADTQVPSRPGFFTKAQTSINGPYDPILITKGTKVPDDHVSHFPDKFKAIFAIADSSTDYEIELVAVIGKGGKHIERGDALAAVFGYCVGNEVTERTWQIASPQWSLGKSFDSHAPIGPWIVTADEAGDPQALGMRCYVNGELRQDNNTSDMVFPVDAQIEHLSVGMTLEPGDLIFTGTPAGVGVANLPPKFLKPGDVVRCEIDGLGHIEGTMVAEA; from the coding sequence ATGAAGCTTTGCACTTTCACCACAAACGGACAGACACGCACTGGCATTGTCGTAGGGGAATCGGTTATCGACACAGGCGTTCCAGGAAGCATGATCGACCTAATTCGCGACTGGGACAACCTCAAGGCGGGCCTCGAAGCAAAAGCTGCAGCGGGCGGCGGCGTTCTGCTTTCCTCGGTCAAGCTTGAGGCACCGATCCAGCGTCCCGGAAAGATCTTTGGCGCGACACTCAACTATCATTCGCACATCGAGGAAGGCAGGAAATTTGGGGCCGATACCCAGGTTCCCAGCCGTCCGGGCTTTTTCACCAAGGCCCAGACCAGTATCAATGGTCCCTATGATCCGATCCTGATCACCAAGGGGACAAAGGTACCCGACGACCACGTCAGCCACTTCCCGGACAAGTTTAAAGCGATTTTCGCCATCGCCGATTCGAGCACCGATTATGAGATCGAACTGGTTGCGGTGATCGGCAAGGGCGGCAAGCACATTGAAAGGGGGGATGCACTGGCTGCAGTGTTCGGTTATTGCGTGGGCAATGAGGTAACTGAACGCACTTGGCAGATTGCTAGCCCGCAATGGTCGCTCGGCAAAAGCTTCGATTCCCATGCGCCAATCGGCCCATGGATCGTGACCGCTGATGAAGCGGGCGATCCGCAGGCGCTGGGAATGCGCTGTTACGTCAATGGCGAACTGCGTCAGGATAACAACACCAGCGACATGGTCTTTCCGGTCGATGCGCAGATTGAACACCTTTCGGTTGGTATGACACTGGAGCCGGGCGACCTCATCTTTACCGGTACGCCGGCCGGGGTCGGTGTAGCCAACTTGCCACCCAAGTTCCTCAAGCCCGGCGATGTGGTGCGCTGCGAGATCGACGGACTCGGGCATATCGAAGGCACCATGGTGGCGGAGGCCTGA